The following proteins are co-located in the Candidatus Paceibacterota bacterium genome:
- a CDS encoding glycerophosphodiester phosphodiesterase family protein encodes MISRHTLIWGIALGAISVVWVGSAAEPVWNIRNIPLERVSVVAHRGAGDLAPENTMEALELSWSMGCIPELDVRTTKDGHLMMFHDKNFARIMPWASKEMKQKRLEDVTYEEAKQLDVGAFRGPQFAGQRIVSLAEIVAALKKDTKRSAYIDVKNVDFAKMARETADVHDQIVLATGSEMDCARWKAVAPRSDAFLWIGTWGDTNDANVEKRFAKLREIGFAHIDRLQVHCHLNTNNNRMVPSDEFVRRAGVEVRGHGIEFQTMPWNVPHLETIYTRLFDLGTEGLGTDRPDVAMNALRAYYRNGPKDWNVRDHIPLARFTMQAHRGAGDLAPEGSMEAFELGWKLGCIPEADLRQTKDGVIVSFHDNNFARILPNAPEDLKRKGVADLTFEEVKKLDVGSFRSKKFAGQRGISLAEMVGILKAHPERSLYIDIKKVDFRKLAAETVGVHRQLILASTKYDEIQLWRTFAPKSRTIHWMGGPQNWMSGPADAPDGPQAKLAKRLAALRKVNFADIDTLQIHVNTSPEGVFFPSEAFLRQTGQELRTYGILFQTLPWKQKDPKVFHRLLDLGCASFATDYPDVAMDAVRDYYMAR; translated from the coding sequence ATGATATCTCGGCATACGCTGATTTGGGGCATTGCGCTCGGAGCAATTTCAGTCGTTTGGGTGGGTTCAGCCGCCGAACCCGTTTGGAATATTCGTAATATCCCGTTGGAACGGGTTTCGGTCGTAGCCCATCGGGGAGCGGGAGATTTAGCGCCTGAAAACACCATGGAAGCGCTCGAACTTTCCTGGAGCATGGGCTGCATTCCCGAGCTGGACGTGCGAACCACGAAAGATGGACACCTGATGATGTTCCACGACAAGAACTTCGCACGGATTATGCCCTGGGCATCGAAGGAAATGAAGCAGAAGCGGCTGGAAGATGTCACCTATGAGGAGGCAAAACAGCTCGACGTCGGGGCGTTCCGCGGTCCTCAATTCGCTGGTCAGCGAATCGTAAGCCTGGCTGAGATTGTTGCGGCACTCAAGAAGGACACGAAGCGGTCGGCATACATTGACGTTAAGAATGTGGATTTTGCCAAGATGGCCCGGGAGACTGCGGATGTGCACGATCAGATCGTGCTGGCCACTGGCTCGGAAATGGACTGCGCACGGTGGAAAGCGGTGGCTCCGCGCAGCGATGCGTTCCTGTGGATTGGCACTTGGGGCGACACCAACGACGCCAATGTGGAGAAGCGATTTGCCAAGCTGCGCGAGATCGGGTTTGCCCATATTGACCGACTGCAGGTCCACTGCCATCTCAACACCAATAACAATCGGATGGTGCCCAGCGACGAGTTTGTGCGCCGCGCGGGAGTCGAGGTGCGCGGACATGGGATCGAGTTCCAGACTATGCCGTGGAATGTGCCGCACTTGGAGACCATCTACACCCGGCTGTTCGATTTGGGCACCGAGGGGCTTGGGACTGACCGGCCGGATGTGGCGATGAACGCGCTCCGCGCCTATTACAGAAATGGCCCAAAGGACTGGAACGTCCGCGACCACATCCCGCTCGCCCGGTTCACCATGCAAGCCCATCGCGGTGCGGGCGACCTGGCGCCGGAAGGGTCAATGGAGGCGTTCGAGCTGGGGTGGAAACTAGGGTGCATCCCGGAGGCGGATTTGCGGCAGACGAAGGATGGAGTAATCGTCTCGTTCCATGACAATAACTTCGCCCGGATTCTGCCGAATGCGCCCGAAGATCTGAAGCGGAAGGGAGTTGCTGACCTGACGTTTGAGGAGGTCAAGAAGCTCGATGTCGGCAGCTTTCGCAGTAAGAAGTTCGCGGGCCAAAGGGGTATCAGCCTCGCCGAGATGGTCGGTATTCTAAAAGCGCACCCGGAACGCTCACTCTACATTGACATCAAGAAGGTTGATTTTCGAAAGCTGGCAGCGGAGACGGTTGGGGTCCACCGGCAGTTGATCCTGGCCAGCACGAAATACGACGAGATACAGCTGTGGAGAACGTTCGCACCCAAGTCCAGGACGATCCACTGGATGGGCGGCCCCCAAAACTGGATGAGCGGCCCTGCGGATGCGCCAGACGGACCCCAGGCAAAGCTTGCCAAGCGGCTGGCGGCGCTCCGCAAGGTGAATTTTGCGGACATTGACACGCTCCAGATCCACGTCAACACCAGCCCAGAGGGGGTCTTCTTCCCGAGCGAAGCCTTTCTGCGTCAGACCGGGCAGGAGCTGCGAACCTATGGCATCCTGTTCCAAACGCTGCCGTGGAAACAGAAAGACCCAAAGGTTTTCCACCGCCTGCTTGATCTTGGCTGCGCCAGCTTCGCCACCGACTACCCCGACGTCGCAATGGACGCAGTCCGCGATTACTACATGGCCAGATGA
- a CDS encoding GDSL-type esterase/lipase family protein produces MKTPSWFAFISTLMLAGHLSAQAADSPMLNAPSVPTTRSSPANWLARHEGYVAQANSGGVDLLFLGDSITDGWRKKGSNVWHKYYAPRHAANFGIGGDRTQHLLWRIQHGELDGINPKVAVLMIGTNNSKEDQPGPVADAIKLIVREIRTRCPATKVLLLAVFPRNTRRDTPEQLATNAQVNEIIATLDDGKNVRFLDINKVFLGPDGKVPAEIMPDFLHPNEYGYQLWAKAMEPTLAKMMKQRR; encoded by the coding sequence ATGAAAACACCATCCTGGTTTGCGTTCATCTCAACTCTAATGCTGGCAGGTCATTTGTCAGCACAAGCCGCCGACTCGCCGATGCTGAATGCTCCGTCGGTGCCGACCACCCGCAGCAGCCCGGCCAACTGGCTCGCGCGGCACGAGGGCTATGTCGCTCAGGCTAACAGCGGCGGCGTTGATCTGCTCTTCCTCGGCGATTCCATCACCGATGGTTGGCGCAAGAAAGGTTCCAATGTCTGGCACAAGTATTACGCCCCCCGCCACGCCGCGAATTTTGGCATCGGCGGCGATCGCACCCAGCACCTTCTCTGGCGCATCCAACACGGCGAGTTGGACGGTATCAACCCCAAAGTCGCCGTGCTTATGATCGGCACCAACAATAGCAAGGAGGACCAACCCGGTCCCGTCGCCGATGCCATCAAGCTCATCGTGCGGGAGATACGAACTCGCTGCCCCGCAACCAAGGTGCTGTTACTGGCCGTGTTTCCGCGAAACACCCGCAGGGACACACCCGAACAGCTTGCCACCAATGCCCAAGTCAACGAAATCATCGCCACGCTCGATGATGGCAAAAACGTTCGCTTCCTTGACATCAACAAAGTCTTCCTCGGTCCCGACGGCAAAGTCCCAGCTGAAATCATGCCCGACTTTCTGCATCCAAACGAATACGGCTATCAGCTATGGGCCAAAGCGATGGAACCCACGCTGGCAAAGATGATGAAGCAGCGCCGGTAA